attccatggAAAATACtggatttaaaaatcaattttaaaagaaagaatatttaataaatcttttttgttagtttttaaaaaacatgaattttaaatggttGTTTAAaccaaaactttaaaaatagttgagcTTTAATGAAAACGGAACCATCATATAAGAAAAGTCTTTGAGAGATTGATATTTCAGAAATATTCCCGTTTTTATGGGTTTGGATTTGTGATGACCTATAAGTAAACTTTCGAGACAAGTGTATAAAAAGTTCGAATTTCCTGTGATTTCTTTCCCGTTTATtgcgtgtttttgttttggccttAGTGCAATGAGTTTGTTGCACCGGCggagttgttgtttttgtcttTAAGTAGCTTAAAACAAATGGCCGGGCAATTACAGTGGAAAATGCATCAGTGTCTCGAAAAGGAGGAGGGGCTTCGGTAGTAAACCGAGATTCAACTTTCGCCTGGCGATACTAGTTCTCCTTgcagcttttgttgttgtttttgtttttctgcgGCAGATGCGTTTGTTGCGTgcaaaaaacagaagaagtAAAACTGAGAAAAAACTAGAAATCAAGAAGATTAAATGTCTGCAGCTGAGGTACCGTTAGTTAAACCCCCTATGTGTGTGGGTAAAAGAGCTCGAATTACAAGTAATGGAAAATGGCGAGCAGGAAAATCTTTGGCCTTATAAGGCTAGgtgttatttttttccacCGGTATCAAACATAACTTTGGTAATCTCCCTCTCTATTTTCAATCGCCATTCGCTGAtaaagcattttggccatCTTTTTGAGTCATCCgcatacaaacacaaacaaatggGTTCGGTCTTGCGTAAACTACATATAAagtttatacatataaatttaattttttgtgacagtgtgtgtgcttgtgagtcagcaaaaacaaaaacaaaaaatggccaCAACAGCTGAGTAGTTACATTTTGTTGTTTCTTATCGGGGGTTAGCAATCGCAACGGCACCTGCTAAGGGTTAATTTGCATACACTTGCtggcaattaatttaaattttaatagcaTGGAAATGGAATCGGATATGAAAtcatcgttaaaaatacaccatgtagatttaattttacaaaacaaaatgaatcACACAAAAATAGCCATCACACAGCTGTCTCTTGTCTTTTTGGCtctctttttgttgttgtatatGTACAAACACCCACGGccagcaaacacacacacacacgcgagcAAACGAACACCAACCAGCCCCTCCCCTTAACCCTTATCCTTCAAATTCAGCAGACAGTTTCAGCCGGCGAAAAAGGCTTGCGAAAAAACAAAGCCCCGCTTAAATAGACGCTGTGCGACAGAGAAAGCAAATAGCTGGTGGCACTCACCTTGGTTTTGGCTGTAGAATTGGCAAGGATTCGCAGTTGTTGCTTTAGTAGATCCAGAAGACGAGTCACAGAACCGGCAAAGGCGAAAATAATAGCGAAACAAAATTGGCGTGGCTTTCAGTATGACCAGATGCACCGTGGCGCAGAACGTCAGTTCGTTAACCCTTAATTGGCTTACTTATTgttggtattttttatatttataatttgtgtaatttatttttatgaacattagggggattccctaaactgttgaattgctgaattgttgaattttggtcagctgttaatcagctgttccatacaaagtcaactttcagaaatttcagcaattcatcagcctcggggctgctgaaaattttgttgaattgctgaaaagccagagttgccaccttttttaaaagtcgtggcaactctgtaacattttagtatcaccagtacgcattatttattttaaaatcaacttagaaagcatatttgtggttctttttaccttggtaacacttttagacagtaactagcaataataaatcaaattttacatgccttaagttccgtgaaacttttcaacaaataacagctgtttgaaaattcaacaggaaccattttgggtcgttcccttaattgctgaaattttttgttgaattttcaacaattcagcaattcaacagtttagggaatccccctattaataaaaacaaattataaggaaccaaaaacataataatctttaaaattaaaataaagaataatttgaaataataacGTTTTTGTTGGAAAACTGTCACTACGGTATAGTAGAATAAAAATGtcttataaaaatatgctATCATATAATTAGCAGAGTAACtgtagggggattccctaaactgttgaattgctgaattgttgaaaattcaacaaaaaatttcagcaactAAGGGAACggcccaaaatggttcctgttgaattttcaaacagctgttatttgttgaaaagtttcacggaacttaaagcatgtaaaatttgatttattattgctagttactgtctaaaagtgttaccaaggtaaaaagaaccacaaatatgctttctaagttgattttaaaataaataatgcgtactaatgatactaaaatgttacagagttgccacgacttttaaaaaaaggtgacaactctggcttttcagcaattcaacaaaattttcatcagccccgaggctgttgaattgctgaaatttctgaaagttgactttgtatggaacagctgattaacagctgaccaaaattcaacaattcagcaattcaacagtttagggaatcccccttgtatttaaagtaaataagaatatttaaaaatataattagctcaaaaaactaattatattTCACAATTGTGTactgacaaaaaataaaaggctaAATGCCATTTAAAGTAAGGATTGCTCAATGGgataaaatacacaaaaaataaccGTATccgtaataaataaataaataataataaattgataaaaaatcTAGATATTagttcttaattttaaaatattacacacGTTAAATAACAGTTTAAGAATAACTTCTTTTGGTATTTTCGAGCCTCCGTCGTGTGGTCACCTTCAAGAACACGTATTTCAATTATTCTGAGAGAGCGCATCGGTTAAAACTTGGACAGGCTTGGATAACACGATGAGCCCGCCGCCCAAGTGACTGTGCAGGTAGCCAAGTGACCCTGGACAACCGTGGGTACGCCGCCGGCTCCCCTGGACGTCGCCTAATCCCCGATTTGCAATCCTCTTTGCAGGTTATGTTCGCTTGTGTACACTGCGACGGGGAACCGAAGAAGCAACAGGAGCGGATTCCTGGCCGAAGAGATTTCCCGCTGGTCGACCAACCGCCCCTGGACTGTCCAACATGATCGAGGTGATTTGCCTGCTGCTGGGCAggatcctgctgctcctgatcGGCGGCTACGAGCTGATTTGGCGGCTGCGCGAGCGTCTGAATGCACTGGTGGTCAGGTGGTCATATGACCTTTGGCGCAGCGGAACGGCACGTGAGGCGCACGAGCGGCGCGTGCTTGCGGATTGCCGCTCCCAGTTGACCAAGACGCCGCAGCATCTGGTCCTGGTCATCTCGCCCATGGACGCCGGCGTGGATGCGGTGCTCCTGCGCAGGATCTTTGACTTTGCCCTGGACGTCGGGATCAAGCATGTCAGTTTGTATGATAGGCGCTCGAAGGGCAAGGGCTATGTGGAGCTGGCCGAGATCTGTCGGTCGGCTAGCGAGGAACAGGGTAGCTGCTTCAAGTGGCCACCAGTATTTCCAAGCAAGCAGGAGAACCAGTCGAAGAACGGACAAAAGACAAATGGTTATGTGAACGGGGCCAATGGCTCACATTCCCCTCAATTGCAGGTGAGTTTCGGGGTTTGATAAGCGGGATTAGAAGAACATAGCTTGGAATACCCTTACAGACTTGTTATCTTGCTTAGTTCAAGGTTCAATGTACTTCTTTCATTCAAAAAAGCCAATTACCGCTTGTAatggtacacacaaaaaaaaaaaactatgtaaaatcaactatttaatagtgaaaactgccccaacccataaaaaatagaaaatggccaaaaaaatagtagattacctataaaataatagacgacctacaaaatattattttacccgaaaaaaattgtttttcttaatttatttttttaactatttttaatttaatttgttatattaatttatatggaaGTTATTCATAGACACATTTCACAAATACTTAAAACTTACAAATCAGGATTTTTGCCTCTGGGAATCGGGATTTGAACTCACGACCCAGAGATTATGAGTCGGTTACTCTAACCACCctaagtccagaaaaatagttgacatacaatttataaatgtattcttaaaacaacaaaatatatgaaggaaaaaaatagttgagttacgatattaattgtggtgttactatttaatgccccaaaaaataaaacaacaaaatacacgcaaacaaataaaatagttttgctacgatattaattgagacgttactattaatttgccaaatgaataaaacaacaaaatacatgcagATTTcgtaaataatagaaaatagagAAATACTACTTTTCTATgttgattttacatagttttttttttgtgtgtatatcaACCTAACCGATTCCCGGAACTATTCGTTCTCTTATCAATTTCCAATTGACTTTTTGGTTTCCCCGTCTTGCAGCTCTATCAAATCAGCGCCTCCGATGGCCATGCTTTAATCGCCGACGTCTGCCGGGAGTTGTACGAGGGCAGGGAGTCGACGATGGTGCAAAATCTACTCAAGCAGAAGCGCGAAGCGCTCACGGAGCAGATCACCGGGATGCTGAACAAGCGCCTGGGATTTGAGGCACCGGAACCGGAGTTGGGCATCGTGTTTGCCCGGCAGACCTGCACATACGGCCTGCTGCCGTGGCATGTGCGCTTCACCGAGTTCCACACGCATCCCAGCGGACGCCATTTCGACGTGGAGACGTTCGCCAACATCCTGTGCAAGTACTCGCGATGCGAACAACGATGGGGCACGTAAACGCAGCCCCCCGTATATTAACTAGTTACCTTAACTTTATGTAAATTATCGCCAGGAATTCCTTTTAGTTCGTAAGAATAAACCACAAAAGTGTATTGTTCATAAAGTGAAGTGTATTCAGGGCAGGGTTTTGCGTTTTAAGATCGATTTGTACAGCTGCGCTTAAGTCAATAGCATTGTTTAAcctttaaaagaaatattatctTGTAATTTATATAGTTTTGCAATGCTATTACTTTAAGCGCAACGGTTAGATGTTTATGTTTACATGTAAGTGGGCAGACTTATTCGCTATGGTTAGGAGTATTGTATTTTGTTAATTCCTGGGCCAGAGCCCCTCTTCCCTTTTACTCCCTTTCAGACTCAGCATGGCGCTTGGACAGGAGATTCACATCGGTGAGATACTTGTTCTTGTCAATGTTATGCGGACCCGGACCCGTGGGCATCCGCTCGTGCAGCACATGGAAGGAGTTGCGCAGATCCTCGAGCGAATCGGCCAGGCCCTTCTTGATGTTGGCGAACTCGCTGGACATCAGCGACAACTTGCCCAGCAGATAGTTGAGATTCTCGTCCATGTCGATCATGTGCTTCTTGGTGTCCTCCACCTTGCTGCCCAGTCCCATCATCGTGGCCAAAGTGCTGTTGATATAGCCATCGGAGGCGGACTGGATCACTCCTAGCATTTCCCTGCTCTGGCTAATCTCGCCGGCCATGATCTCGATGCGGTGCCACACCTGATTCAGCTCGGTCTCCAGCAGTCCGCTGATGTTCTTGTTTGCCTCCTGCTGGGTGCTCACCACCGTTTCGTCCAGTGCCGCGAATCGCTCCTTCAGCAGCTCGCTCAACTTGTTCATCTCCACCTCCAGCAGTTTGCCCACCCGCTGCACCACATTCAGCGTTCCGAAGTCCACCTTGCGCTGGGTGTCCAGCACCACCTCCGAGTTCGTCATCATGATGTTGTTGAACTTGCCCAGAGCCTCCAGCCCCTCGTTCAGCTTGGCGCTGCTCTCGTTCGTCGAGGCGAAGTATTTGTTGAGGGTGCCCAGGTCGGTGGAGAGCTGACGAACGTCCGCCTGGATATTGGCCTCCGTCTGCTGCAGGCGCTCCGTGGTCTCCGTTGCAGCTAAGCGCGGAAAGGAGgtgaatattaaagaaggtttttgggaaaaaatatataaataaaatcctcCTTTGTGGAGTGAcgcttaaaaatttaaattaaatttaatttgaaataattgtAATGCCCATCTTTAagttataaagaaatattaagcTGTTTCTGTAAAAATTATGCCTCATAATGTCAAAAATTCAAGTTgaaatgctttaaaaataaaaattcaggcttagatttttttttaattttaggagattttgaaatactattttttagataaaccTGATAGGATTAACAAACCTAAACAATTATAAAGATGgttagttttaaaaagtttcctAGAAACAGAACAATTACATTATAATCCCTATTTTAAACATGCTTAGTTTAACAAGTTTTTTAGAacaaaagaataataagaTAATCCTTGTTTTAAAGATGgttagttttaaaaagtttcttaGAAGAGAgccatttttttcaatttcaggagatcttgaaatattatttttttagatcaACCTGGTAGGActaacaaacctaaaaaattttaaagatttttttaaaaagtttcttaGAAcagaacaattaaaatataatcccTATTTTAATAGGTTTCTTAGAACagaacaattaaattataatcccTTTTTTAAAGGTGGTTAGTTTTATACAGTTTCTTAGAACagaacaattataaaaaaatcccTATTTTAAAGatggttatttttaaaaaagtttcttaCAACAGAACCATTATAATATAATCTTTTTTACTAAATTCTTATCTTAAATTAAACCCACCTGATTTCTGAACCGCTGATGTCTCGCTCTTAAGTTGTGCCAAGGCATTGAGGGTTTCGTTATTCAGTTCCTGTATGTAGGCCCGATCCTTCTCGTTCAGGCCGACTGGAGCGGCAGGACGCTGAACAGTCTCACTCAACTCGGTAACCTTTCCGCCCAGCGAACTCAGGCGGTCCAGGAGTTGGGCCTCGAACTCGTTGTCCTTCGGCGGAGCAGCGGTGGTGACGCTGGCGGAGTGCTCCTGCAACTTGGCCTCGATCTGCGACAGCAATTCCGGTCCCTTGGGCAGACTTTCGAAATTCTTTTGCGCTTGGTCGGCTGCCTTCTGGTTGCTCTCCTTCAGCTTTTGGATCTCCTCCAGCAACTTGGCGTTGAAGCGCTTCTGCTCCTCCAGGAACTCTTTCGGGATGGCGGGAGCAGCGGGCGCAACTGGTGGAGCAATCAGGTTGCCACTAACTGGTGGCCTCTTGAAGCACTCGTCATTCTCCCTCATCCACTTGAACATGTGATCCGTGGCCTGGTTGAAGCGATCCGACTGCGCATTGTACTTCTCCTCTTGCTGAAAATCAGAGGGTTAACAAAAAGCGGGTTAAAAATCCTAGATGGTATACCATTTTCCATaagaatttaaagaaaatttttaaaaattgttatacaACTATGTATATTCAAATGTCTTAAGAAACACAACTAGTAATACACCAAGCAATGAAATTGATAtaaaacgtaga
The genomic region above belongs to Drosophila takahashii strain IR98-3 E-12201 chromosome 2L, DtakHiC1v2, whole genome shotgun sequence and contains:
- the Tango14 gene encoding dehydrodolichyl diphosphate synthase complex subunit NUS1; this translates as MIEVICLLLGRILLLLIGGYELIWRLRERLNALVVRWSYDLWRSGTAREAHERRVLADCRSQLTKTPQHLVLVISPMDAGVDAVLLRRIFDFALDVGIKHVSLYDRRSKGKGYVELAEICRSASEEQGSCFKWPPVFPSKQENQSKNGQKTNGYVNGANGSHSPQLQLYQISASDGHALIADVCRELYEGRESTMVQNLLKQKREALTEQITGMLNKRLGFEAPEPELGIVFARQTCTYGLLPWHVRFTEFHTHPSGRHFDVETFANILCKYSRCEQRWGT
- the LOC108057847 gene encoding putative leucine-rich repeat-containing protein DDB_G0290503 produces the protein MGGGSRTLQLVFLALIAIAQWQTIAAGPVSNEELRGTIQSLIYSYNQLDNKLERHEHRERALGELLKKALQSLQKGQKSLEPINGIFGRLDERVSQIETMLITQEEKYNAQSDRFNQATDHMFKWMRENDECFKRPPVSGNLIAPPVAPAAPAIPKEFLEEQKRFNAKLLEEIQKLKESNQKAADQAQKNFESLPKGPELLSQIEAKLQEHSASVTTAAPPKDNEFEAQLLDRLSSLGGKVTELSETVQRPAAPVGLNEKDRAYIQELNNETLNALAQLKSETSAVQKSAATETTERLQQTEANIQADVRQLSTDLGTLNKYFASTNESSAKLNEGLEALGKFNNIMMTNSEVVLDTQRKVDFGTLNVVQRVGKLLEVEMNKLSELLKERFAALDETVVSTQQEANKNISGLLETELNQVWHRIEIMAGEISQSREMLGVIQSASDGYINSTLATMMGLGSKVEDTKKHMIDMDENLNYLLGKLSLMSSEFANIKKGLADSLEDLRNSFHVLHERMPTGPGPHNIDKNKYLTDVNLLSKRHAESERE